Proteins found in one Mucilaginibacter gracilis genomic segment:
- a CDS encoding DUF3127 domain-containing protein produces the protein MEIKGKVHEVSVTAQVTESLKKRELILEYIENPQYPEYLKFEAIQDRCALLDNVKIGEDVEVFFNLKGRPWTDKTGKKTYFNSLQLWKINVLGSTAPASPEYAAPVNLSAAPGEDDDLPF, from the coding sequence ATGGAGATCAAAGGTAAAGTACACGAAGTATCTGTAACCGCACAGGTTACAGAATCGCTTAAAAAGAGAGAACTGATACTTGAATATATAGAAAACCCTCAATACCCTGAGTACCTTAAATTTGAGGCCATACAGGATAGATGCGCATTATTAGACAATGTAAAGATTGGTGAGGATGTGGAAGTTTTCTTTAATTTAAAAGGCCGCCCCTGGACAGACAAGACCGGCAAAAAAACTTATTTTAACTCGCTGCAATTATGGAAAATTAACGTTTTAGGTAGCACTGCTCCTGCTTCGCCAGAGTATGCCGCGCCTGTTAACCTGAGCGCCGCGCCAGGCGAAGACGACGATTTGCCGTTTTAG